Below is a window of Ostrinia nubilalis chromosome W, ilOstNubi1.1, whole genome shotgun sequence DNA.
TTCTCCTGGCTCATGGAATTCCTGAAACCGTAATTACCGACAATGGGGTTCAATTTACGGGATCGGAGTTTCGTAGCCTGTTGGAGAAATATAACGTCCCTCGTGTACATTACGGTCCTAGATACACGCCACAGATAAACTTGGTCGAAAGGTATAATAAAACAGTAATGACTGCCGTATCTTCGTACGTGAAAGAAGATCATAGAACCTGGGATCTCAATTTGTTTAAGATTCAGTTCGCACTTAACAGTGCTGTGAacgaatctaccggatttacacCGTTCTTTTTGGTTCATGGCAGAGAACCTATAATAAATGGCTCCTTTTATAAGCAAACGGACGACTGCGAGTATGAAGTTGCTATGCCAAGAGAAGACTATGCAGGGGAGTTTGGCGTCTTGAAGGAAGTGTTCGAGAAGGTACGTTCGCATTTGCTGAAGGCCCACGCTACGAACACCAGGTACTACAACCTCAGAAGACGTAACGTCAAACTTTCAGAGGGTCAGGAGGTGTGGCGCAAAACGTACATTCAGAGTGACGCTGAGAAGTTCAAGGCTACCAAGCTTGCCCCAAAGTACGAGAAGTGCATTGTCAAGAAGGTACTATCTCCGCTTGTTTACGAATTAATTGCTCACAATGGCAAGCCTCTCGGTACTTGGCATATCAAGGACATCAAGGTTTAATccttgtcttttgttttcacccTCAGTTCGCCGAATAGTTTTTTTGCCAGGGTTCTCAGCCGTAGGACTTGTTTCACAAGTGTTGTTTGGTATTCTACCAACAATGACGCCAAGGCTACTTTTCCCTTTTAGGGAAACCTttaggttagtttttttttgtgatcgcCCCATTTAGGGtatgcgattttttttttcttttcgagtGGACAAGTATCTGCTGTATACTTGCCTCGTGTTTTTTTTATCTGTGACTTTATAGTCCAGATTTTTgtttccagggatgacatcatgtgttttgagcactattccctgtggttgtgttttgttgcgatgacgtccaattatATTGTGATCAGCGACGTTTTATTCTGCGGTTTTATAACccaggcatttttattttattttagcaaataatgTTAGTTATGGCCGAGATAGCCTAACAACGTTTTGGAAAAGGAATGAGTAGAATTGCATGTCAAGTTCTACTTTACTGGGGAaatcgagtaccactggttcacagttgggactttATGGGGAATTTTGGATGCTCGGACAGGAGAGATTTTTTTTGGTTGGtagaacatcagtcctggtagaTGGATCATTTTGGCTTGGTATTGCTTTTGTGAAAGTTTAGTTATAGTTagtaagttagttttttttctcaattggaCTTTTTGGGGGTCTTTCTGGTGTAAAgattcactttttttttttctctctttttcagtttgtagttcgctgagggcagctcagattctttctccgtgcgaatgtctaggggggagggtattgtaacgttgccgtttgctgtttttcacaaattgatatttcttctcgatattctgattttggataccactagcgacatctattggcgtgatttagaattaatttgcaatagatggcgctttttgctcagttaattgaaatatattttgatgaaacatttcctagtgtttttatattgattattctattttttaaatagaatattttcagtgttctggaaattgttttcatcatggtttttattagtgtttgctttttatctaagcggcgaaacgaaacgtcttgcgatgtcaatgactcgcggctgtcagttgagctgtcaaatcactttggaattttggtcgatcttgcgcaaccgcaattttattattttcgggaatgtgATTCCTTGTATTTCAAATCGGGTGatgcaaaatgcatccacgataatttcttgatgaataaataaaaataacacacatgaggtaagttcccgtcggagaatttatttattttttcgtgattgatatttctcgtattccagtacgtggtatttcatgtgatcgtttctttcagaaattccctaaatcctattcggatgagggtattgggttgctgaagactgcgagtgaagttCGAATTAGCGAGcggtcttcgtaagtatttatttccCATTGCTGgatttttcataacctaatgccacgttccacatgtgatgctgacactcgtatttttcgtttcagatgcgggattttataatttaaacataatattttgatgatatttcatatattttaatttctcttcatttcgtatgaattgtttctcctttctaaactgctgatctcttcgcatttcctccttgtcatcaaacctctgtctctgcaagagtttgaacgcttacctgtcgaggagatgcaagagcttcatctggcactgcgcgcttgaggccgtggaggacgctgcttgtaacctaaaagtgtgcgagacccgttggaccccggaagaagagaggaacgttcagggtaacggcttataaccgcatggcttccaaggtacccacttttccatccttcaagtaggagtctttccgacctgacatcgcgcagttatcttaactagtagagtcttaatatttaggctgagttttaagaaatttgtagtggcaataatattcaccaaaccgaacctaattaacgaccctgaatcccttgagattggcactat
It encodes the following:
- the LOC135086422 gene encoding uncharacterized protein LOC135086422 encodes the protein MTAVSSYVKEDHRTWDLNLFKIQFALNSAVNESTGFTPFFLVHGREPIINGSFYKQTDDCEYEVAMPREDYAGEFGVLKEVFEKVRSHLLKAHATNTRYYNLRRRNVKLSEGQEVWRKTYIQSDAEKFKATKLAPKYEKCIVKKVLSPLVYELIAHNGKPLGTWHIKDIKV